One segment of Pseudomonas pohangensis DNA contains the following:
- the coaBC gene encoding bifunctional phosphopantothenoylcysteine decarboxylase/phosphopantothenate--cysteine ligase CoaBC, with the protein MQRLYRKRIVLGIGGGIAAYKSAELVRRLRDQGAEVRVVMTRGGREFITPLTLQALSGNPVMLDLLDPEAEAAMGHIELARWADLVLIAPATADLMARLAQGIADDLLTTLVLATDAPIALAPAMNQAMWRDPATRHNSQTLTDRGMRLFGPAAGTQACGDVGPGRMLEAEELAQCAADTFEHRLLTGKHVLITAGPTQENIDPVRYITNHSSGRMGFALAEAAAEAGARVTLISGPVFLPTPDRVERINVVSARDMLHACETAMPCDLLIAAAAVADYRPQVIAEHKLKKDPANGDGLLLELVRNPDILATLAGRDDRPFSVGFAAETQNLLGYAARKLRDKNLDLIVANDVANPSIGFNSEDNAITVIDRTLQPTSFPQTSKAKIARQLIAFIADRLKQS; encoded by the coding sequence ATGCAGCGGCTTTATAGAAAACGCATTGTTCTGGGCATCGGCGGCGGTATTGCCGCTTACAAGAGTGCGGAACTGGTGCGCAGGCTGCGTGATCAGGGCGCCGAAGTCCGCGTGGTGATGACCCGCGGCGGCCGCGAATTCATCACTCCGCTAACCCTGCAGGCACTCTCCGGCAATCCGGTCATGCTCGATCTGCTCGATCCCGAAGCCGAAGCCGCCATGGGGCATATCGAGCTGGCGCGCTGGGCCGATCTGGTACTGATTGCACCGGCCACCGCCGACCTGATGGCGCGTCTGGCGCAAGGCATTGCCGACGACCTGCTGACCACCCTGGTACTGGCCACCGATGCACCGATCGCGCTGGCGCCGGCTATGAACCAGGCGATGTGGCGCGACCCGGCCACCCGCCACAACAGCCAGACCCTGACAGACCGCGGCATGCGCCTGTTCGGTCCGGCCGCCGGCACCCAGGCCTGCGGTGACGTGGGGCCGGGGCGCATGCTTGAAGCCGAGGAACTGGCGCAATGCGCCGCCGATACCTTCGAGCACCGACTGCTGACCGGCAAGCATGTACTGATCACCGCCGGCCCGACCCAGGAAAATATCGACCCGGTACGCTACATCACCAACCACAGTTCGGGGCGCATGGGCTTTGCCCTGGCCGAAGCTGCCGCCGAAGCCGGTGCCCGCGTCACGCTAATCAGCGGCCCGGTATTCCTGCCGACCCCGGATCGCGTCGAACGGATCAACGTGGTCAGCGCACGGGATATGCTGCACGCCTGCGAAACCGCCATGCCCTGCGACCTGCTGATTGCTGCAGCGGCAGTGGCCGACTATCGCCCGCAGGTGATTGCCGAGCATAAACTGAAGAAAGATCCGGCCAATGGTGATGGCCTGCTGCTGGAACTGGTACGCAATCCGGATATTCTTGCCACTCTCGCCGGACGCGACGACCGGCCCTTCAGTGTCGGCTTTGCCGCAGAAACCCAGAACCTGCTCGGATATGCTGCACGCAAGCTGCGCGACAAGAATCTCGATCTGATCGTAGCCAATGACGTGGCCAACCCGAGCATCGGCTTCAACAGCGAGGACAACGCCATTACCGTGATTGACCGCACGCTGCAGCCAACCAGTTTCCCCCAGACCAGCAAGGCCAAGATTGCCCGCCAGCTGATTGCCTTTATTGCCGACCGACTGAAGCAGAGCTGA
- the dut gene encoding dUTP diphosphatase, which produces MHTLQAKILDPRLGDQFPLPHYATPGSAGLDLRAMLKEDLCLQPGQTVLIPTGLSIYIADPGLAAMILPRSGLGHKHGIVLGNLVGLIDSDYQGELMVSCWNRGQQDFTVTVGERIAQLILVPVVQAHFELVSNFDESQRGAGGFGHSGSN; this is translated from the coding sequence ATGCATACCCTGCAAGCCAAAATTCTCGACCCGCGCCTCGGCGACCAGTTCCCCCTGCCGCATTACGCCACTCCCGGCTCTGCCGGCCTCGACTTGCGCGCTATGCTCAAGGAGGATCTGTGTCTGCAACCCGGGCAAACCGTACTGATTCCCACCGGTCTGTCGATCTACATTGCCGATCCCGGTCTGGCCGCAATGATTCTGCCGCGCTCGGGGCTCGGCCATAAACACGGTATCGTGCTGGGTAATCTGGTCGGCCTGATCGACTCGGACTATCAGGGCGAACTGATGGTGTCCTGCTGGAATCGCGGCCAGCAGGACTTCACTGTTACTGTCGGCGAGCGGATCGCCCAACTGATTCTGGTGCCGGTGGTTCAGGCCCACTTCGAACTGGTCAGCAACTTTGATGAATCCCAGCGCGGCGCCGGCGGCTTCGGCCACTCGGGTAGCAACTGA
- the dadA gene encoding D-amino acid dehydrogenase, whose protein sequence is MRVMVLGSGVIGTTSAYYLARAGFEVVVVDRQPAPSLETSFANAGQISPGYASPWAAPGVPLKAIKWLLQKHAPLAVKLTGDVDQYLWMAQMLRNCTASRYAVNKERMVRLSEYSRDCLDELRAETGIGYEGRQLGTTQLFRTQAQLDNAAKDIAVLQQSGVPFELLDRAGIARVEPALAQMTGKLAGALRLPNDQTGDCQMFTTKLVDMAVKLGVEFRFGQNIQSLEYAGDQLNGVMINGQLETADRYVLALGCYAPQLLKPLGIKAPVYPLKGYSLTVPITNPAMAPTSTILDETYKVAITRFDNRIRVGGMAEIAGFDLSLNPKRRATLEMITDDLYPQGGDLPRAEFWTGLRPATPDGTPIVGATSYRNLFLNTGHGTLGWTMACGSGRLLADLVAGKRPQISTVGLDVSRYSKKFKEQLHDRTATAN, encoded by the coding sequence ATGCGTGTCATGGTGCTTGGTAGCGGTGTAATCGGCACAACCAGTGCCTACTATCTGGCTCGCGCCGGCTTCGAGGTCGTGGTCGTCGATCGTCAGCCCGCGCCTTCGCTGGAAACCAGCTTCGCCAATGCCGGCCAGATATCTCCCGGCTATGCATCGCCATGGGCTGCTCCGGGCGTGCCTCTCAAGGCAATCAAATGGCTGTTGCAAAAGCATGCGCCGCTGGCCGTCAAACTGACCGGCGATGTCGATCAATACCTGTGGATGGCGCAGATGCTGCGCAACTGCACCGCCTCGCGCTACGCTGTGAACAAGGAGCGCATGGTGCGCCTGTCCGAGTACAGCCGTGACTGTCTCGATGAGTTGCGTGCCGAAACCGGGATTGGCTACGAAGGCCGTCAGCTGGGTACCACCCAGTTGTTCCGCACCCAGGCGCAGCTGGATAACGCGGCCAAGGATATCGCTGTGCTGCAGCAGTCCGGTGTGCCCTTCGAGCTGCTCGATCGCGCCGGTATTGCCCGTGTCGAGCCTGCCCTGGCGCAAATGACCGGCAAGCTGGCGGGGGCCTTGCGCCTGCCCAACGACCAGACCGGTGATTGCCAGATGTTTACCACCAAGCTGGTGGACATGGCGGTCAAGCTGGGTGTCGAGTTCCGTTTCGGCCAGAACATCCAGAGCCTGGAGTATGCCGGTGACCAGCTCAACGGCGTGATGATCAATGGCCAGCTGGAAACTGCCGATCGCTACGTGCTGGCACTGGGCTGTTACGCACCGCAGCTGCTCAAGCCACTGGGCATCAAGGCACCGGTGTATCCGCTCAAGGGTTACTCGTTGACCGTGCCGATCACCAATCCGGCCATGGCGCCCACTTCGACCATTCTCGATGAGACCTACAAGGTCGCCATTACCCGCTTTGATAACCGTATCCGAGTTGGCGGCATGGCTGAAATTGCCGGTTTTGACCTGTCGCTTAATCCCAAGCGGCGGGCGACCCTGGAAATGATCACCGATGACCTGTACCCGCAGGGTGGTGATCTGCCGCGTGCGGAGTTCTGGACCGGTCTGCGTCCGGCCACGCCGGATGGAACGCCGATCGTCGGCGCCACGTCCTACCGCAACCTGTTTCTGAATACCGGCCACGGCACGCTTGGCTGGACCATGGCCTGCGGCTCTGGTCGCCTGCTGGCGGATCTGGTGGCGGGCAAGCGTCCACAAATCAGCACTGTTGGCCTGGATGTTTCCCGTTACAGCAAAAAATTCAAGGAGCAACTGCATGACCGTACAGCGACTGCAAACTAA
- the radC gene encoding RadC family protein, whose amino-acid sequence MSIRDWPAAERPREKLLEHGARALSDAELLAIFLRTGVAGVSAVDLARQLLLDFGSLRALLEATQPDFSRRMGLGPAKYAQLQAVLEMSRRHLAERLRRESALESPQAVRDYLKARLRHEPHEVFACLFLDSKHRVLAFEVLFHGSIDGASVYPRQVVKRALAHNAAALILTHNHPSGVAEPSQADQLLTKRLQEALALVDVRVLDHFIVGDGEPLSLAERGLM is encoded by the coding sequence ATGAGCATTCGTGACTGGCCGGCGGCGGAACGGCCGCGGGAAAAATTGCTGGAGCACGGCGCCAGGGCCCTGAGTGACGCGGAATTGCTGGCGATTTTCCTGCGTACCGGCGTTGCCGGTGTGTCTGCGGTGGATTTGGCGCGTCAACTGCTGCTCGATTTTGGCAGCCTGCGCGCCTTGCTCGAAGCCACCCAGCCGGATTTCTCCAGACGCATGGGCCTGGGTCCGGCCAAGTACGCGCAATTGCAGGCCGTGCTGGAAATGTCGCGCCGCCATCTGGCCGAGAGGCTGCGTCGCGAGTCCGCACTGGAGAGTCCGCAGGCAGTGCGCGATTACCTGAAGGCCCGCTTGCGGCATGAGCCCCACGAGGTTTTCGCCTGCCTGTTTCTTGACAGCAAGCACCGCGTGCTGGCTTTCGAGGTGCTGTTCCATGGTTCCATTGATGGAGCAAGTGTTTACCCCAGGCAAGTGGTCAAACGCGCTCTGGCGCATAATGCAGCTGCGCTGATCCTGACCCACAATCATCCTTCCGGTGTTGCCGAGCCGAGTCAGGCCGATCAATTGCTGACCAAACGCCTGCAGGAGGCGTTGGCCCTGGTCGACGTCCGCGTGCTGGATCACTTCATCGTTGGTGATGGCGAGCCGTTGTCGCTGGCTGAACGGGGCTTGATGTGA
- the alr gene encoding alanine racemase, whose protein sequence is MRPARALIDLEALRHNYRLARELSSARALAVIKADAYGHGAVRCAQALHDEADGFAVACIEEALELRAAGIGRPILLLEGFFEADELPLIVQHDFWCVVHSLWQLEAIERARLDRPVRVWLKLDSGMHRVGLAPAQFQDAWQRLQASGKVDQIVLMSHFARADELDCPYSNEQVVVFEKARQGLSAEISLCNSPAILGWPQVRGDWVRPGIMLYGATPFAVQQPQAARLRPVMTLESKIIAVREVAAGEPVGYGASFVAQRPTRVGVVAMGYADGYPRHAPSGTPVFIDGQPAQLIGRVSMDMLTVDLTGLPQSGLGSRVELWGNNVRASDVAQRAETIAYELFCNLRRVERHYSAV, encoded by the coding sequence ATGCGCCCTGCCCGTGCCCTGATTGATCTCGAAGCCTTGCGGCATAACTACCGGCTGGCCCGCGAGCTGAGCTCGGCGCGCGCCCTGGCGGTGATCAAGGCAGATGCCTACGGGCACGGCGCGGTGCGTTGCGCACAGGCGCTGCACGACGAGGCCGACGGCTTTGCTGTGGCGTGCATCGAGGAAGCGCTCGAATTACGTGCAGCAGGGATCGGCCGACCCATTCTGTTGCTCGAGGGTTTTTTCGAGGCCGATGAGCTGCCGTTGATCGTGCAGCACGATTTCTGGTGCGTGGTGCATTCGCTTTGGCAGCTTGAGGCCATCGAGCGTGCCCGACTGGACAGGCCTGTGCGGGTCTGGCTGAAACTGGATAGCGGCATGCATCGGGTCGGTCTGGCCCCGGCGCAGTTTCAAGACGCCTGGCAGCGCCTGCAGGCCAGTGGCAAGGTCGATCAGATCGTGCTGATGAGCCACTTCGCCCGTGCCGACGAGCTGGATTGCCCGTACAGCAATGAGCAGGTTGTAGTGTTCGAGAAAGCCCGCCAGGGGCTGAGTGCAGAGATCAGCCTGTGTAATTCCCCGGCCATTCTTGGCTGGCCACAGGTGCGCGGTGACTGGGTGCGCCCCGGCATCATGCTCTACGGCGCAACGCCCTTTGCAGTACAGCAGCCACAGGCTGCCCGCTTGCGGCCGGTGATGACTCTGGAATCAAAAATCATCGCGGTGCGTGAGGTGGCTGCAGGTGAACCGGTAGGTTACGGCGCCAGCTTTGTGGCGCAGCGGCCGACCCGCGTTGGCGTGGTGGCAATGGGCTATGCCGATGGCTATCCGCGGCATGCACCCAGCGGTACGCCGGTCTTTATCGACGGCCAGCCGGCACAGTTGATCGGCCGCGTGTCGATGGACATGCTGACTGTCGATCTGACCGGACTGCCACAGTCCGGCCTGGGCAGCCGGGTAGAACTCTGGGGCAATAACGTACGGGCCAGTGATGTGGCGCAGCGCGCAGAAACCATTGCCTACGAACTGTTCTGCAATTTGCGCCGCGTGGAGCGCCATTATTCGGCCGTTTGA
- a CDS encoding Lrp/AsnC ligand binding domain-containing protein: protein MRTQRQSRRELDKIDRNILRILQSEGRIPFTELGERVGLSTTPCTERVRRLEREGVIMGYHARLNPQQLKASLLVFVEISLDYKSGDTFEEFRRAVLKLPHVLECHLVSGDFDYLIKARINEMASYRKLLGDILLKLPHVRESKSYIVMEEVKESLALPVPD from the coding sequence ATGAGAACCCAGCGCCAGAGCCGCAGGGAACTGGACAAGATCGACCGCAATATCCTGCGCATCCTGCAAAGCGAAGGGCGCATTCCGTTCACCGAACTGGGCGAGCGCGTCGGTCTGTCCACCACACCCTGCACCGAGCGCGTGCGGCGCCTGGAGCGCGAGGGCGTGATCATGGGTTATCACGCACGGCTCAATCCGCAGCAACTCAAGGCCAGCCTGCTGGTTTTCGTCGAGATCAGCCTGGATTACAAATCGGGCGATACCTTCGAGGAGTTCCGCCGCGCCGTACTCAAGCTGCCCCATGTGCTCGAGTGCCACCTGGTCAGTGGCGATTTCGATTACCTGATCAAAGCCCGCATCAACGAGATGGCCTCGTACCGTAAGTTGCTCGGCGATATTCTGCTCAAGCTGCCGCACGTGCGGGAATCCAAGAGCTATATCGTCATGGAAGAGGTCAAGGAAAGCCTGGCGTTGCCGGTTCCCGACTAG
- a CDS encoding cupin domain-containing protein: MNIDQLINFAEAETPAENYRPAAEKVLKGDPAQSVRNHYSSPCKQFHAGIWEGAVGQWKISYTEHEYCEILQGVSVIRDQDGNAVTYRTGDRFVIPAGFSGTWEVLEDTRKVYVIFEQA, translated from the coding sequence ATGAACATCGACCAGCTGATCAACTTTGCCGAAGCCGAGACCCCTGCAGAAAACTACCGCCCCGCTGCGGAAAAGGTGCTCAAGGGTGATCCGGCGCAAAGTGTGCGCAACCACTACTCCAGCCCTTGCAAACAGTTTCATGCAGGAATCTGGGAGGGTGCCGTTGGCCAATGGAAAATCAGTTACACCGAGCACGAATATTGCGAAATCCTGCAGGGCGTATCGGTTATCCGTGATCAGGACGGCAATGCCGTGACCTACCGGACCGGTGACCGTTTCGTGATTCCGGCAGGTTTCTCCGGCACCTGGGAAGTACTGGAGGACACGCGCAAGGTTTATGTGATCTTCGAGCAGGCCTGA
- the rpmB gene encoding 50S ribosomal protein L28 — MSRVCQVTGKGPVTGNNISHAHNKTRRRFLPNLQHHRFWVETENRFVRLRVSTKGMRIIDKRGIDVVLTELRARGVKV; from the coding sequence ATGTCGAGAGTCTGTCAAGTAACCGGTAAGGGTCCGGTTACCGGGAATAACATTTCCCACGCACACAACAAAACCCGTCGTCGCTTCCTGCCGAACCTGCAGCACCACCGTTTCTGGGTCGAGACCGAGAATCGTTTTGTGCGTCTGCGTGTATCGACCAAGGGTATGCGTATCATCGACAAGCGCGGCATTGATGTCGTGCTCACCGAGCTGCGTGCGCGCGGCGTAAAGGTTTAA
- a CDS encoding MFS transporter: MRWGTYFAVVAAVVSIGLALGVTLPLVSLRLESWGYGSFAIGVMAATPAVGVLLGASVTGRLAGRFGTTRLMQGCLLSAALSVVLLALVQSYPVWVLLRLMIGVALTMVFILGESWINQLAIDAWRGRLVALYGTGYALSQLSGPLLLGAIGTAGDQGFWLGTCLLIGGALLLLGRSGAPRVDADSASGRGLLGFCQRLPAIAWAVMLFAAFESMVLTLLPIYGLRQGFSEEHALLIVSVVVIGDALLQLPLGFLADRLSRLHLFAGCGVVLMLSSLAIPLLLHGPAIWLVLVLFGASAGGLFTLALILIGERYRDDQLVRANAHVSQLWGLGCLLGPLLTGAASQWVTGHALPLLLAFGAAVFIMLVWRWPPTAVPAAA, from the coding sequence ATGCGCTGGGGTACCTATTTCGCCGTCGTAGCAGCAGTAGTCAGCATCGGACTGGCACTGGGGGTAACCCTGCCGCTGGTTTCACTGCGTCTGGAAAGCTGGGGCTATGGCAGTTTTGCGATAGGCGTGATGGCCGCCACCCCGGCCGTCGGTGTGCTGCTCGGTGCGTCCGTGACCGGCAGGCTGGCCGGGCGTTTCGGCACCACCCGGCTGATGCAGGGTTGTCTGTTGTCTGCCGCGCTCTCGGTGGTGCTGCTGGCGCTGGTGCAGAGTTATCCGGTCTGGGTGCTGTTGCGGCTGATGATCGGCGTGGCACTGACCATGGTATTCATCCTCGGTGAAAGCTGGATCAACCAGCTGGCGATCGACGCCTGGCGCGGGCGGCTGGTGGCCTTGTATGGCACCGGTTACGCCTTGAGCCAGCTATCCGGACCGTTGTTGCTGGGTGCCATTGGTACGGCCGGAGACCAGGGCTTCTGGCTGGGTACCTGCTTGCTGATAGGCGGCGCACTGTTGTTGCTCGGTCGCAGTGGTGCGCCCAGGGTTGATGCAGACAGCGCCTCCGGACGCGGCCTGCTGGGCTTTTGCCAGCGCCTGCCGGCGATTGCCTGGGCGGTCATGCTGTTTGCCGCGTTCGAAAGCATGGTGCTGACCCTGTTGCCTATTTACGGCCTGCGTCAGGGCTTCAGCGAGGAGCACGCCTTGCTGATTGTCAGTGTGGTGGTTATCGGCGATGCCCTGTTGCAGTTGCCGTTGGGCTTTCTCGCCGACCGGCTATCACGACTGCACCTGTTTGCCGGGTGTGGCGTGGTACTGATGCTAAGCAGCCTGGCGATCCCGCTGCTGTTGCACGGGCCGGCCATCTGGCTGGTGCTGGTGTTGTTCGGCGCCAGTGCCGGGGGCTTGTTCACCCTGGCACTGATCCTGATTGGCGAGCGTTATCGCGATGACCAGCTGGTGCGGGCAAATGCCCATGTGTCGCAGTTGTGGGGCCTGGGTTGCCTGCTGGGACCGCTGCTTACCGGTGCTGCCAGCCAGTGGGTGACCGGCCATGCGCTGCCGCTGTTGCTGGCATTCGGTGCAGCGGTGTTCATCATGCTGGTCTGGCGCTGGCCACCAACCGCGGTGCCGGCAGCAGCCTGA
- a CDS encoding NAD(P)/FAD-dependent oxidoreductase: MNAPVHSDQHAASYYAATVNRQLACSKLEGEASADVCIIGGGFSGLNTAIELAERGLSVILLEAHRIGWGASGRNGGQLIRGVGHDVDQFESVIGASGVRELKLMGLEAVEIVRQRVAKFQIDCDLTWGYCDLANKPGHLQGFAEDMAELKQLGYRHEMRLLQAEQMHEVVGSNRYVGGMIDMGSGHLHPLNLALGEAAAAQSLGVQLFENSAVTRIDYGSEVRVHTASGSVRAKTLVLACNAYMNQLNPNLGGKVLPAGSYVIATEPLSEAQAHALIPQNMALCDQRVALDYYRLSADRRLLFGGACHYSGRDPADVAAYMRPKMLAVFPHLADVKIDYQWGGMIGIGANRLPQIGKLKDQPNVFYAQAYSGHGVNATHLAGKLLGEAIALRESSGFELFAGVPHMTFPGGKYLRSPLLALGMGWHRLKEAVGLE, encoded by the coding sequence ATGAATGCTCCCGTTCATTCCGACCAGCATGCTGCCTCCTACTACGCCGCTACCGTCAATCGCCAGCTGGCGTGCAGCAAACTGGAAGGCGAAGCCAGCGCCGATGTGTGCATTATCGGTGGCGGTTTCTCGGGGCTGAACACCGCGATCGAGCTGGCCGAGCGCGGCCTGTCGGTAATCTTGCTGGAAGCGCACAGGATCGGCTGGGGCGCCAGCGGGCGTAATGGCGGTCAGCTGATTCGCGGGGTCGGCCACGACGTCGATCAGTTCGAATCGGTGATTGGTGCCAGCGGCGTGCGCGAACTCAAGCTGATGGGTCTGGAGGCCGTGGAGATCGTGCGCCAGCGCGTGGCGAAGTTCCAGATCGACTGCGACCTGACCTGGGGCTACTGCGACCTGGCCAACAAGCCCGGTCACCTGCAAGGCTTCGCAGAAGACATGGCCGAGCTCAAGCAGCTGGGCTACCGCCACGAGATGCGCCTGCTGCAAGCGGAGCAGATGCATGAAGTGGTCGGCTCGAACCGCTACGTCGGCGGCATGATCGACATGGGTTCCGGACACCTGCACCCGCTCAATCTGGCGCTGGGCGAAGCCGCTGCCGCCCAGAGCCTTGGCGTGCAGCTGTTTGAAAATTCGGCAGTCACGCGCATCGACTACGGCAGCGAGGTCAGGGTGCATACGGCCAGCGGCAGCGTGCGCGCCAAAACCCTGGTGCTTGCCTGCAATGCCTACATGAACCAGCTCAACCCGAACCTGGGCGGCAAGGTGCTGCCGGCCGGCAGCTACGTGATCGCCACCGAGCCCCTGAGCGAAGCCCAGGCACACGCCCTGATCCCGCAGAACATGGCCCTTTGCGATCAGCGCGTGGCGCTGGATTACTACCGCCTTTCGGCCGACCGGCGCTTGCTGTTCGGCGGTGCCTGCCACTATTCCGGGCGCGACCCAGCGGATGTGGCGGCCTATATGCGGCCGAAAATGCTCGCCGTGTTCCCCCATCTGGCCGATGTAAAGATCGACTATCAATGGGGCGGCATGATCGGCATCGGCGCCAACCGCCTGCCGCAAATCGGCAAGCTCAAGGACCAGCCCAATGTGTTCTACGCCCAGGCCTATTCGGGCCACGGCGTCAACGCCACGCACCTGGCCGGCAAGCTGCTCGGCGAAGCCATTGCCCTGCGCGAGAGCAGCGGCTTTGAACTGTTCGCCGGCGTGCCGCACATGACCTTCCCCGGCGGCAAGTATTTGCGCTCGCCGTTGCTGGCCCTCGGCATGGGCTGGCACCGGCTCAAGGAAGCGGTCGGTCTGGAGTGA
- a CDS encoding aldehyde dehydrogenase encodes MTSLTRADWEQRAQALAIECRAFVHGQPVDAVSGATFDCISPVDGRLLGKVASCDLADAERAVADARATFESGVWSRLAPAERKKIMIRFADLLDAHAEELALLETLDMGKPISDALSVDVPGASRAIRWSGEAIDKIYDEVAATPHNELGLVTREPVGVVAAIVPWNFPLIMTCWKLGPALSTGNSVIVKPSEKSPLTAIRMARLAIEAGIPAGVLNVLPGYGHTVGKALALHMDVDTLVFTGSTKIAKQLMIYAGESNMKRVWLEAGGKSANIVFADAPCLKEAAAAAAAAICFNQGEMCTAGSRLLVERSIKDQFMPMVLEAMQEWQAGHALDPATRVGALVDSQHLNAVLGYIEAGHADKAKLVCGGKRTLEDTGGVYVEPTIFDDAHNDMRIAREEIFGPVLTVIPFDSTEEAIRIANDSIYGLAAAIWTSNLSRAHLTAKALRVGSMWVNQYDGGDMTAPFGGFKQSGNGRDKSLHAFDKYTEIKATWIKL; translated from the coding sequence ATGACTTCCCTAACCCGTGCCGACTGGGAGCAACGTGCCCAGGCGCTGGCCATCGAGTGCCGTGCTTTCGTTCATGGCCAGCCGGTTGATGCTGTTTCAGGCGCAACCTTCGATTGCATCAGTCCGGTGGACGGTCGTTTGCTGGGCAAGGTAGCCAGCTGTGATCTGGCCGATGCCGAACGGGCGGTAGCCGATGCGCGGGCGACCTTCGAGTCGGGTGTGTGGTCGCGCCTGGCGCCGGCTGAACGCAAGAAAATCATGATCCGCTTTGCCGATCTGCTGGATGCCCATGCCGAGGAGCTGGCACTGCTGGAAACCCTCGATATGGGCAAGCCGATTAGTGATGCCCTGAGCGTTGATGTGCCCGGCGCTTCGCGGGCGATCCGCTGGAGCGGTGAGGCGATCGACAAGATTTACGACGAGGTTGCGGCTACTCCGCACAATGAGCTGGGACTGGTTACCCGTGAGCCGGTGGGCGTGGTGGCGGCCATCGTGCCGTGGAATTTCCCGCTGATCATGACCTGCTGGAAGCTCGGCCCGGCGCTGTCGACCGGCAACTCGGTGATCGTCAAACCGTCGGAAAAATCGCCGCTGACGGCCATTCGCATGGCCCGCCTGGCCATCGAAGCCGGTATTCCGGCTGGCGTACTCAACGTCCTGCCCGGTTACGGGCATACCGTGGGCAAGGCGCTGGCGCTGCATATGGATGTCGATACGCTGGTGTTTACCGGCTCGACGAAGATTGCCAAGCAGCTGATGATTTACGCTGGCGAATCGAACATGAAGCGCGTCTGGCTGGAGGCCGGCGGCAAGAGCGCGAATATCGTGTTTGCTGATGCGCCGTGCCTCAAGGAAGCGGCGGCTGCTGCCGCGGCGGCGATCTGTTTCAACCAGGGCGAGATGTGCACTGCCGGTTCGCGCTTGCTGGTCGAGCGTTCGATCAAGGATCAGTTCATGCCCATGGTGCTGGAAGCCATGCAGGAATGGCAGGCCGGGCATGCCCTGGACCCGGCCACCCGGGTTGGCGCGCTGGTCGATAGCCAGCACCTGAATGCCGTCCTCGGCTATATCGAGGCCGGTCACGCCGACAAGGCCAAACTGGTTTGCGGTGGCAAGCGCACTCTGGAGGACACTGGCGGTGTCTATGTCGAGCCGACCATTTTCGATGACGCCCACAACGATATGCGCATTGCCCGTGAAGAAATCTTCGGGCCGGTGCTGACGGTTATTCCGTTCGACAGCACCGAGGAGGCGATCCGGATTGCCAACGACAGCATCTACGGCCTGGCGGCGGCGATCTGGACCAGCAACCTGTCCAGGGCGCACCTGACGGCCAAAGCCTTGCGGGTCGGCAGTATGTGGGTCAATCAGTACGATGGCGGCGATATGACCGCGCCGTTCGGTGGTTTCAAGCAGTCGGGCAATGGGCGCGACAAGTCCCTGCATGCCTTCGACAAGTACACCGAGATCAAGGCCACCTGGATCAAGCTGTAA
- the rpmG gene encoding 50S ribosomal protein L33: protein MRELIRLVSSAGTGHFYTTDKNKRTTPDKIEIKKFDPVVRKHVPYKEAKIK from the coding sequence ATGCGTGAATTGATCCGTTTGGTGTCCAGCGCCGGTACCGGCCACTTCTACACCACTGACAAGAACAAGCGTACTACTCCCGACAAGATCGAAATCAAGAAATTCGATCCCGTCGTGCGTAAGCATGTGCCGTACAAGGAAGCCAAGATCAAGTAA
- a CDS encoding RidA family protein, translating to MTVQRLQTNRRMSQIVIHNGTVYLAGQVGDDMAAGIQQQTRETLANIEQLLAEAGSDKTRILSVTIYLKDVDADFEGMNQVWDQWLPEGVAPARATVEAKLCEPEILVELSVIAALA from the coding sequence ATGACCGTACAGCGACTGCAAACTAACCGGCGCATGAGCCAGATCGTTATCCACAATGGCACTGTCTATCTGGCGGGTCAGGTGGGTGATGACATGGCGGCAGGTATCCAGCAACAAACCCGCGAAACCCTGGCCAACATCGAACAATTGCTGGCTGAGGCGGGCAGCGACAAGACCCGCATTCTCTCGGTGACCATTTATCTGAAGGATGTCGATGCCGATTTCGAAGGGATGAACCAGGTCTGGGACCAGTGGCTGCCGGAAGGCGTTGCACCGGCCCGCGCCACGGTTGAAGCCAAGCTTTGTGAGCCGGAAATACTGGTAGAGCTATCCGTCATCGCCGCTCTGGCATAA